The genome window TTTCGAACTGGTCATGGACCAGCCGGCCAATGCCGGCGGCAAGGGGCTGGGGCCGACGCCGCTGGAGGTGATTCTGGGAGCGGTAGCCGGATGTTTCGGCACTATCGGCCGTTACATCGCCCATCAGCAGAAAATCACCTTGCGCGGCATGCAGTTCGAGATGGAGGCGGATTACGACCCGGATGGCCTGCTCGGGCGCAATCCCGAGGTGCGCGCGGGCTTTCAGGCGTTGCGGGTAAGGGTAAGCATCGATGCCGATCTGGCAGATGAGCAGAAGCAGGCGTTTCTCGAACTGATCGAGGAACGCTGCCCGCTGGCCGACAACCTGATGCATGGAACCCGGCTGATCACCCGTCTGGCCTGAGTTTTCTATACGGCCTGACAGCGAACGGATGCCCCTCGTCGAGGGGCATTGGCGATCAGTACAGTGTCTGCATCATCAGCACCAGGCCGGCGATGCCGACACCCCAGACCGCGCTGCGCACGTAGGTGATGCCGAGGATATAAACCGGCAGATACACCACCCGTGCCCAGAAGAATACTTCGGCACCAAAGGTGGCCTGCTCGCCCATGCCGGCGGCATGCGCGACACCTGCCAGGGCGATAAACAGGAGGAAATTTTCCTTGGTGTTCTGCGCGGCCTTTTCGGCACGGGCACCCATAGGCGTGGCTTCGGGCAGATTGTCGCGATTGCTCAGGCCGGCCTTCATGCCGTCCAAAGTCCATTCACGATTGCGCAACACGGCGCCGAGCATGATCGAGATAAAGGTCAGCGCGGTCATGCAGACCACGATTTGCAGCAGTGAGGTCATGGCAGGATTCTCCTTGGTCGATTTTTTATTTTGGGTCCGGCTGTTTTGCGGGTTGCGCCAGTGACTTAGCCGGTGGCTGCCGGGCCGACTTCCGTCAGCACCGCCATGCTGCGCAACTGCTGCACATCGTGCAGGGTGATAGGCGAATAGGCAATGGTCAGCAGGCCCTGTTTCTTCAGGGCCTTGAGTTCACGATTGAGGCTTTGCCGGGGCACGCCGGGCATGTCGGCAAACGGGTCCCGGGAGAGCATCAGATTCAGCTCGATACCGTTTGCTGCATCGCGCCCGTGCTGCGCAGCCAGCAAGGCTGCCAGAGCGCCGGGCTGGTGGGCTGGTGGGCGGGAAGGCGCAATTGTACCGCCGGTCAGCCCCTTGCCCTTGAATTTGTCAGAAAACCACGGCGTTCACTGCTACCGTTTCAGGTGAAGAACTCTCACGTAAAACGGTGAAGAGGGCGCCATCGCCATGACTACTCAAGACACCTCGAAAGCCTGGAATGACGTGCTGCGGCCCAAGCTGTCCGAGCGTTACGAGATGGGCAAGCAACTGCGCGAGAAGTGCCCGCGTGCTTCCCACGCGGACTGGAAAGCCGCGGCTAACCGCGAGGATCCGCTGCAGCTGCTCAAACAGGACAACCGCGGGCGAATCCGGGAGCTGATCCCGATACGCTATGGGCGCATGGTGAAGTCGCCGTTTACCTTTTATCGCGGAGCGGCCCTCAATATGGCCGCCGACCTGGCAAACACACCGTCTTCCGGCCTTCGTGTACAGGCGTGCGGCGATGCCCACCTGCTCAACTTCGGCGCGTATGCCTCGCCCGAACGCAGGCACATTTTTGACATTAACGATCTGGATGAGACGCTTCCCGCACCCTGGGAATGGGACGTCAAGCGGCTGGCGGCGAGCGTCGTGCTGGCGAGCCGCAATAACGGCTTCAGCCAGCGCGAAGCCCGTGATGCGGTGCTTGCAGGGGTACGCAGCTATCGCAAGCGCATGTTCCAGTACTACGGTATGTCCGTGCTGGATGTGTGGTACGCCAGCATCGACGCCACCGAGTTTGCCGGGTCAACCAAAGACCGGGAGGCTGGCCAGCGTGCCGCCAAACGGCTGGCCGCGGCCCGTGAACGCAGCGTGCTGGAGCACGACTTCCCCAAGCTGACAGCCGACATCGGTGAAGACCCGACCATCAGGGACAATCCTCCGCTGATCTACCATCTCGACGGAGATGGCTCTGGTGAGTATTTTGCGAACGTGCGCGCGGCCTTTGCCGAGTACCGGGAATCCCTGCAGGAGGAGCGTCGCGTACTCCTTGATCATTACGAGATCAAGGACGCTGCGATGAAGGTGGTCGGTGTCGGCAGCGTCGGGACCTTTTGTGCCGTCCTGTTGCTGATGGCCAGCGAACAGGATCCGCTTTTTCTTCAGGTCAAACAGGCCCGCCCTTCCGTGCTCGAAGCGTATGCCGGCAAGAGCAGGTACCCCAATCATGGGCAACGGGTGGTAAACGGCTACCGCTTGATGCAGTCGTCGAGCGACATTTTTCTCGGCTGGACCAAGGGCAAGCAGGGTGGGCATATCTACGTTCGCCAGCTCAGGGATATGAAAGTTGGCGCGCAGGTCGAACTGTTCAGCCCGGGCTTTATGGCCGAGTATGCCGAGGTCTGCGGCTGGGCGCTGGCGCGGGCACATGCGCGCTCCGGCGATCCTGCGCAAATCAGCGGCTATCTGGGCAAGAGCGACACCTTTGACGAAGCCATTGCAGATTTCGCCGTCGCCTACGCCGATCAAAGCGAACGTGACCATGCAATCCTGCTGAGCGCGGTGCAGTCCGGACAGGTAGAGGCTCACACTGAGGAGGATTGAGACTGGTCGCGGCTTACGCCGGGGAGCAGGCACGCAGCCAGGGTCGATTTGGCATGCCTGACCGGTGGCTGCTAGGCTGCCTGACAGCATCACTTCAGCCAACTCCACACAATAAACAGTTCATTCCGGGTGTCCGGAGTGGCCGTCAGAACAAGCAGCCAAGGAGAAGCCCGATCATGCATCCATTACGTCAATGGCTAAGCCCGTTTAGCCGTGCCGCCGTCTTACTGGTCGCCGCCGGCCTGACACCACTGGCGGTCGCCGCCGACAAGCCGAACATGCTGCTGATTTTCGGCGATGACATCGGCCAGACCAACATCAGCAAATACAGCTACGGCCTGATGGGTTACCACACCCCGAACATCGACCGGATTGCCAACGAGGGCATGCTGTTCACCGACTATTACGGCGAGCAGAGTTGCACGGCCGGCCGCGCCGCATTTATTACCGGGCAGATACCGGTACGCACCGGACTGACCAAGGTCGGTATGCCGGGCTCCACGGTCGGCCTGCAGAAGGAAGATCCGACGCTGGCCGAGTTGCTCAAGCCGCTGGGGTATACCTCCGGCCAGTTCGGCAAGAATCACCTGGGTGATCGCGACGAATTCCTGCCGACCAATCACGGCTTCGACGAGTTCTTCGGCAACCTGTATCACCTGAATGCGGAAGAAGGCCCGGAGGATCCGGACTGGACGAAGAATCCGGCAATCGACAAGTCAATTCGTCCGCGCGGCATCATCCACAGTACTGCCGATGGCAAGGTCGAGGACCTTGGTCCGCTGAACAAGAAACGCATGGAAACCATCGATGAGGAATTCCTCAATGCCTCGCTGAACTTCATCGACAAGGCGCACGCGGCCAAGAAGCCGTTCATGGTCTGGTTCAACTCGACGCGCATGCATTACTACACGCATCTGCGTCCCGAGTCGGTGGGCTTGTCCGGCCAGGATTTCTATAACGACGGCATGGTCGAGCATGACGCGCAGGTCGGCCAGTTGCTGAAAAAACTGGATGATCTGGGCATCGCCGACAACACCATCGTGCTGTATTCCACCGATAACGGTGTGCACTTCAACCAGTGGCCGGATGCCGGGATCACGCCATTCCGTGGCGAGAAGAACACCAACTGGGAAGGCGGCTTCCGGGTCCCGGCGGTAGTGCGCTGGCCGGGCCACATCAAGCCTGGCAGTGTGTCCAACACCATCATGTCGCACCAGGACTGGTTGCCGACGCTGATGTCGGCTGCCGGCGTGCCGGGCATTACCGAACAGTTGCTCAAGGGCTATACCGCGGGGGACAAGAAGTTCACCGTGCATCTGGATGGCTACGATTTCGTGCCCTATCTGGAAGGCAAGACCGACCAGGGGCCGCGCAACCAGTTCTTCTACTTCAGTGATGACGGCAAATTGCTGGGCATGCGTGATGGTGACTGGAAAATCGTCTATGCCGAGCAGCGCTCAAAGCGTTTCGATGTGTGGCGGGATCCGTTTGTCGACCTGCGCGCCCCGAAAGTGTTCAACCTGCGGCGCGATCCCTACGAGCGCGCCGATACGGACTCCAACAGCTACAACGTCTGGTGGGATCACAAGGTGGGCGTGATTGCCATGCCGGCAGTGGGCAAGACACAGCAATTCCTGATGAGCTTCCAGCAGTTCCCGCCGCGTCAGCGACCGGCTTCTTTCACCATCGACCAGATCACCGAGAAGCTGCTGAACTTCAAGAACAAGTAACACCTGTCACGGCGGTTCGGATGGGTTCAGCAGGGCCTGATCCGAATCGTCGGCCACTGCGTCATGCAACGTAGCTGCCACACCACCCCTACATCCCCGGTAGCACGCCTACCATTGCCGGCATTGAACTGCAGCAGGCAGGCCGCTTTTCGCTAGCCGGCCTCTTGAGGTTTATTTCGCTTCTTGATTGGCATCAATTCCATTACGACGTTTACACCTACATTACCCACCATCTTGTGTCTTATATTTTATTAATAACAATATGTGGTGTTTTGGAGGTTCTGGTGGTGGATGAAGCAAGCACCCTGCGCACGACGCGTTTGGGCAAGCGCGATGGCAGTTCAGCAGCATTTGATGCCAGCAAGATAGAGCGTGCGATTGTCGCGGCCGGACAGGCTAGCGGCGAATTTTCTGCCGCTCAGGCAGTGGCGCTGACCCGTGCGGTGTTATTGCGGCTGGCCGATTTCACCGAGCTCGACGTGGAGTGCATTCAGGATTGCGTGGAGCGGGTACTGATGGAGGCCGGCTACTACGCCACCGCCCGCGCCTACATCGTCTACCGCGAACAGCATGGCCGTCTGCGCCGCGACCGCAAGGCCATCGTCGAAGTGGCCACCTCGATGAACGAGTACCTCAATCGCGAGGACTGGCGCGTGCAGGCCAATGCCAATCAGGGCTATTCGCTCGGCGGACTGGTGCTCAATGTGGCTGGCAAGGTCACCGCCAACTACTGGCTGGACGAGGTCTACAGCGCCGAGATCGGTGAAGCGCACCGCGAAGGGGATTTGCATATCCACGATCTGGACATGCTCGCCGGCTATTGTGCCGGCTGGTCGTTGCGCACCCTGCTCAATGAGGGCCTCAACGGTGTGCCGGGGCGGGTTGAAGCCGGGCCGCCGAAACATCTTTCCAGCGCTCTGGGGCAGATGGTGAATTTCCTTGGCACGCTGCAGAACGAGTGGGCCGGTGCGCAGGCGTTCAGCTCCTTTGACACCTATCTGGCGCCCTATGTGCGTAACGATAACCTGAGCTTTGCCGAGGTGCGCCAGGCCATTCAGGAATTCATCTACAACCTCAATGTGCCATCACGCTGGGGAACGCAGACACCCTTCACCAACCTGACCTTCGACTGGGTTTGCCCTGAAGATCTGAGTCAGCAGATTCCTTATATCGGCGGCGTGGAAATGCTGTTTTCCTACGGCGACTTGCAGGCCGAGATGGAGTTGATCAACCGTGCCTACATCGAAGTGATGATGGCCGGCGATGCCAAAGGTCGGGTGTTCACCTTTCCGATTCCGACCTACAACATCACCCATGATTTCCCCTGGGACAGCGAGAACGCCGACCTGCTGTTCGAGATGACCGCTCGCTACGGTCTGCCCTATTTCCAGAACTTTCTCAATTCAGACATGCAGCCCAATCAAGTGCGCTCGATGTGCTGCCGCTTGCAGCTCGACTTGCGGGAGCTGCTCAAGCGCGGCGGTGGACTGTTCGGTTCGGCCGAGCAGACCGGCTCGATTGGAGTGGTCACGATCAATTGTGCGCGCCTGGGCTATCTCTATCGTGGTGACAGCGTCGGGCTGTTACAGCGGATTGACCAGCTGATGGAGCTGGCCATGCAGAGTCTGGAGGTCAAACGCAAGGTCATCCAGCACCACATGGACAATGGCCTTTACCCCTACACCAAGCGATACCTGGGAACCTTGCGCAACCACTTCTCGACTATCGGCCTGAACGGCCTGCACGAGATGGTGCGCAATTTCACTGCTGACCAGCAGGGCATGCACACCGCCGAAGGGCACGCGTATGCCGTGCTGTTGCTGGATCACGTGCGCGCCAGTCTGGTGCGCTTCCAGGAAGAGACCGGTCACCTGTACAACCTGGAAGCCACACCGGCCGAAGGCACCACTTATCGTTTTGCCCGGGAAGACCGCAAGCGTTACCCGGAGATCCTGCAGGCCGGTTGCGCCGAGGCGCCGTACTACACCAATTCCTCGCAATTGCCGGTGGGTTTTACCGATGACCCGTTCGAGGCGCTGGAGCTGCAGGACGAGCTGCAGTGCAAGTACACCGGCGGCACCGTACTGCATCTGTATATGGCCGAACGCATTTCCTCGGCACAGGCCTGCAAGAATCTGGTGCGCCGCGCGCTGAGTCGTTTCCGTCTGCCTTACTTGACTATTACGCCGACCTTCTCGATCTGCCCGGTACACGGCTATCTGGATGGTGAGCACGAGTTCTGCCCGAAGTGTGATGCAGCCTTGCTGCAGCGCCAGCAAGCCTGTTGCAGCTGACCGCCCAGGGCGGGTTTCAGCCAGTGTCTGCGCAGATTATTTTGGTGGGCTGAAGCCCAGCCTGCGCCTACCCGGAATTCATCCAAGAAAGGAGCAACACCATGCAAACTACCGTCGAACAACTTCCGCAACAACAGCGTCAACGCTGCGAAGTCTGGACCCGGGTGATGGGTTATCACCGTCCCGTGAGCGCCTTCAATCCCGGAAAACAGTCCGAGCATCATGACCGTCTGCATTTCCGCGAGAGCGCAGTGCGGAGCTGAGTCAGTGATTCCGGCTCTGCGGGTTGGCGGCCTGCTACCGCTAACCACACTGGATTATCCCGGTCAGCTGGCCTGTGTGCTGTTCTGCCAGGGTTGTGCGTGGCGCTGTCGCTATTGCCACAACCCGGAGCTGATCGGTCCGCGTGGTCGCCAGGAAACCCCCTGGGCTGAAGTGCTGGCGTTTCTGCGCAAGCGCCAGGGCCTGCTTGATGCAGTGGTCTTCAGTGGTGGCGAAGCGACCCTGCAGGCCGGACTGCCGGCAGCCATGCGTCAGGTACGTGAGCTGGGTTTCAAAATCGGCCTGCACAGTGCCGGGATCAAACCTGCTGCGTTCAAGCGGGTTTTGTCGTTGTGCGACTGGGTCGGTTTCGACGTCAAGGCACTGGAAGAAGATACCGCACTGATTACCGGCGTCAGTCACAGTGGGCGAACAAACTGGCAGAGTCTGGAACTGTTGCTCGACAGCGGCGTTGAATACGAATGCCGCACCACGGTGCACTGGCAACTGAGCGATTGCCGGCGCCTGCAGCGTCTCGGCGAGCGCCTGGCCAGCATCGGTGTGGAGCATTTCGTGGTGCAACAGGCACGCAATCAGCAGGTGCTGGATGAGCAGTTGCCGCCCTCAGTCTGTCCGCCAGACAGCGAACAGCTCTGGTCGTATCTGCAGCAACTGTTTGCGCATTTCAGCCTGCGTGCCGCCTGAGCGGACTCTATGCCTTTGGAGATATTGGCAAGCCGGGCACTGGCAGTCACAGTAGTGGCAACCTTTCTGATTTGCCCAGAGGATGCTCTGCATGGATATCACCTGTTTCTCCGATCTGCTCGGCGCCGCGCAGCAGCAAGCCGAGCCGCAGCGTTTGCTGATGGTGTTTGTCAGCGCCGACCTGCCGGAAGACGCCACCGCCGCCGAGCAACAGCGGCACGCCGAAGGTCAGGGCGGTTCGTTGCGGCCGGTGCTGTGCGTGGACAAGCTGCCTGCCGAACTCGGTGACTTTGCCGACCTGCTCGAGGAATCGGTACGTACCGGCATGAGCTGGGATCTGGTGTTCACCGCCGGCCTGTCCGGCCGTGGCGGCCATGCGCCGAGCAGTGATGAGGCCGAGCAGCCGCTGAAAATGATGGTCGGCGCCATTGAAAGCGGCAGCATCGGCAATTTCATTGCCTTCGACCGGGAAGGTCAGGCGGTGTCGTTTTTCTGATTGAGGCGCCCAGCTCGGCAGCCTTCCAGAATGGCTGCCGAGTGGGCGTGACGGTCAGGCTGCCGGGCTGGCGGCCCTGGCCTTGCGTGGCGCACGCGGTTTGGCCGGCTTTGGCGCGGTTGCCGGCGCAGCCACCGGAGTCTTGGCGGCAGGGCTTGCTGCTTTGGGCTTGCGCGCTGCGCGCGGTTTGGCCGCCTTGGGTGCAGTCGCCGGAGTTGCTGCAGCCTTGACGGCGGGTGCTCTGCGAGCCTGCTTCAGCCCCAGTGCCTTTTCCAGTTCGACAAAGGCGTCATCGAGGTAGTCGACCAGCCGTTGCATATTGGGTACCGCGCGGCGACAGGCGGTGAAGCCGAACGCCATCTTGTCGACGTAGCTGGTCACGGTGATGTTGATCGCCTGGTAGGCCATGGGGATCGACACCGGATAACTTTCGTCCAGATGCGCGCCGTTCAGGTACAGATCCCTGGTCGGCCCGGGCACGTTGGAGATCACCAGATTGAACACCGGGTGGGATGCGGCGTGCCCGGTGATGACCGAAGGCAGCATCGGGCTCATCATCATCGCGGTGTGGGCCACCTTTTCCAGCCGGACCATTTTCGACATGCGCTGCTTGGCTGCCTGGGTCGAGGCGATGATGCGTTGCAGGCGCTCGATCGGGTCTGCCTCGTTGGTAGCCAGGTTGGCCAGAATGGTGGCTACCTGATTACCGCCCTTGTCGGTTTCGCCGTGCATGGATACCGGCAGCATGGCAATCAACGAAGTTTCCGGGAGCACATCGTTCTCTTGCAGATAGCGGCGCAAGGCACCTGAGCAGAGGGCCATCACCACATCGTTCAGCTTGGCACCGGAGGCCTTGCCGATGGCCTTCAGGCGTTCCAGTTCGTAGGACTGCGCGACAAACCGGCGCGAGCCGGAGATAGGCACGTTGAACGGGCTCGGTGGTGCCTGGAATGGTTGACTCAGCGCGGCATCCGGGCTGGATGGGCGCACAATTTCCCACAGGCCGCTGACTATGCCCGGCAGCATCTCGCGGCCGCCTTGCACTGCTTCGCCGAGTTGGCTGAACAGGCTTGTCTCTGCTTTTTTTGCGGACTTTGGCCGCCCATGTTCCTGGGCCCAGATCGGCGGCTTGATGTCTTTGGCGCTGTAGGAATGTTGCTGGATCGCCATCTTGGTTGCCGTTACCCCATCGACCATGGCGTGGTGCATTTTGCTGTAGATGGCAAAGCGCCCATCGGCCAGGCCCTCGATCAGACTGACTTCCCACAGCGGGCGCGAGCGGTCCATCAGGGCGCCGTGCAAGCGCGAGACCATTACCAGCAGTTCACGAATACGTCCCGGCTTGGGCAGGGACAGATGGCGCAGGTGGTAATCGAGATCAAAATCCAGGTCTTCCTCCCAGTACCAGACACCGAGTTTTTGCAGCGGCCGCTGATTGAACGGTTTTTCGGCAGTCAGGTGCTTGCGCCAGGCCTGGTAGAGGTTCTCGGCGTAGTCGGGGCCGGCATCTTTGGGCGGGGTGTAGATGCTCAGTCCGCCAACGTGCATCGGCTGCTGGCGCTGTTCGATCAGCAGGAACATCGAGTCCTGCAGGTTCATTGCTTTCATGTCGGCCACTCCGGTCTTGTTGGTTTTGTTCTGAGCCTAGCATTGGGGAGGCCATTGCGGCTGTCTACGCATATTTAAGCAGGGTGGCTGCGGGAGGGGTATGCTCTGATCAGGTGCGGACGGGAAGGGATTGCCATGCAGTTCCTGGATGATCGCCCTGAAATGGTGCATTGAGATCAAGGGCTGCGTATAACCATTTGATAAGTATGGATTATCTTGTGTGGCGCGAGCTTTGCATCATGAACTTGGCCTGAATGACAAGGAGCAAGGCATGGCCCGTGAGTTCTATGACGAAATGTACGATGCGCGCGGCAAGGTGCGTCCGCACTACAAGGAATTTTCCCGCTGGCTGGCGGCCACGCCCCCCGATCAGCTGGCCCTGCGCCGGCGCGAGGCGGATCTGCTGTTTCACCGTGCGGGCATCACCTTCACTCTCTACGGTGATGATCAGGGCACCGAGCGGCTGATTCCGTTCGACATCATTCCGCGCAGCATACCGGCCAGTGAATGGCGCATGGTCGAACGCGGCTGCATCCAGCGCGTCAAGGCGCTGAACATGTTCCTTGCCGACCTCTATCACGACCAGCGCATCATCAAGGCCGGGATCATTCCTGCCGAGCAGGTGCTGGCCAACGAGTGCTACCAGATCGCCATGCAGGGCCTGAACCTGCACCGCGATATCTATTCGCATATCTCCGGGGTCGATCTGGTGCGTGATGGTGACGGCACCTACTACGTGCTCGAGGACAACCTGCGTACGCCCAGCGGTGTCAGCTACATGCTGGAAGACCGCAAGATGATGATGCGCCTGTTCCCTGAACTGTTTGCCAACCAGCGCATTGCGCCGGTTGACCATTATCCCGGCCTGTTGCTGACAACGCTGAAGGGCTCCAGTCCGGTGGATGACCCCTGCGTGGTAGTGCTGACCCCCGGCCGGTTCAACAGTGCCTACTTCGAGCACGCGTTTCTGGCCCGTGAAATGGGTGTGGAACTGGTCGAGGGCGCGGACCTGTTCGTGCGCGACACGCATGTCTACATGCGCACCACGGCCGGCCCCAAGCATGTCGATGTGATCTACCGGCGGCTGGATGACCTGTTCCTCGACCCGCTGGCGTTCAATCCGGATTCGATGCTCGGTGTGCCCGGCCTGCTCAGTGCCTATCTGGCCGGTCACCTGATCCTGGCCAATGCCATCGGCACTGGTGTGGCGGACGACAAATCGGTGTATCCGTTCGTGCCGGACATGGTGCGCTTCTATCTGTCGGAGGAGCCGATACTGGCCAACGTGCCGACCTGGCAATGCCGCAAGCCCGAAGAGCTGTCCCATGTGCTGGCCAATCTGCCCGAGCTGGTGGTCAAGGAAACCCAGGGCTCCGGTGGCTACGGCATGCTGGTCGGGCCGGCGGCGAGCAAGGCGGAAATCGAAACGTTTCGCGAGCGGCTCAAGGCCAATCCCGGTGGCTATATCGCCCAGCCCACGCTGAGCCTGTCGACCTGCCCGACCTTTGTCGAAGACGGCATCGCGCCCCGGCATATCGATCTGCGCCCCTTCGTGTTGTCCGGCAAGGAAGTCTGCCTGGTACCCGGTGGCCTGACGCGGGTGGCACTGCGCAAGGGTTCGCTGGTGGTCAACTCATCCCAGGGTGGCGGCACCAAGGACACCTGGATAGTCGAGGATTAAGGAGCATATGGCATGTTGAGTAGAACGGCAGGCGACCTGTACTGGATGTCGCGTTATCTGGAACGTGCGGAGAATCGTGCGCGGATGCTCGATATCAGTTATTCCTTGTCACTGATGCCGCAGGATGGTCGCGAGGGGCTGGATGAACTGGCCATGCCCTTGCTGATCACCGGCACTCTGGACGAGTATCTGGGCTGGCACGGCCAGCTGCATGGCGAGCGCATGTTGCAGTTCTTTGCGCTGGATCCGAATAATCCCACCAGCATTTTCAGCTGTCTGCGCGCCGCGCGGACCAATGCCCATGCCGTGCGCGGACGGATCACCGCCGACATGTGGGAAAACATGAACTCGACCTGGCTGGAGATGCGCGGCATCGCCGCCGAAGGTCTGACCCGCTACGGCATC of Pseudomonas pohangensis contains these proteins:
- a CDS encoding helix-turn-helix domain-containing protein, whose product is MLAAQHGRDAANGIELNLMLSRDPFADMPGVPRQSLNRELKALKKQGLLTIAYSPITLHDVQQLRSMAVLTEVGPAATG
- a CDS encoding ribonucleotide reductase subunit alpha, translated to MDITCFSDLLGAAQQQAEPQRLLMVFVSADLPEDATAAEQQRHAEGQGGSLRPVLCVDKLPAELGDFADLLEESVRTGMSWDLVFTAGLSGRGGHAPSSDEAEQPLKMMVGAIESGSIGNFIAFDREGQAVSFF
- the nrdD gene encoding anaerobic ribonucleoside-triphosphate reductase; translated protein: MQTTVEQLPQQQRQRCEVWTRVMGYHRPVSAFNPGKQSEHHDRLHFRESAVRS
- a CDS encoding ribonucleoside triphosphate reductase, translating into MRTTRLGKRDGSSAAFDASKIERAIVAAGQASGEFSAAQAVALTRAVLLRLADFTELDVECIQDCVERVLMEAGYYATARAYIVYREQHGRLRRDRKAIVEVATSMNEYLNREDWRVQANANQGYSLGGLVLNVAGKVTANYWLDEVYSAEIGEAHREGDLHIHDLDMLAGYCAGWSLRTLLNEGLNGVPGRVEAGPPKHLSSALGQMVNFLGTLQNEWAGAQAFSSFDTYLAPYVRNDNLSFAEVRQAIQEFIYNLNVPSRWGTQTPFTNLTFDWVCPEDLSQQIPYIGGVEMLFSYGDLQAEMELINRAYIEVMMAGDAKGRVFTFPIPTYNITHDFPWDSENADLLFEMTARYGLPYFQNFLNSDMQPNQVRSMCCRLQLDLRELLKRGGGLFGSAEQTGSIGVVTINCARLGYLYRGDSVGLLQRIDQLMELAMQSLEVKRKVIQHHMDNGLYPYTKRYLGTLRNHFSTIGLNGLHEMVRNFTADQQGMHTAEGHAYAVLLLDHVRASLVRFQEETGHLYNLEATPAEGTTYRFAREDRKRYPEILQAGCAEAPYYTNSSQLPVGFTDDPFEALELQDELQCKYTGGTVLHLYMAERISSAQACKNLVRRALSRFRLPYLTITPTFSICPVHGYLDGEHEFCPKCDAALLQRQQACCS
- a CDS encoding circularly permuted type 2 ATP-grasp protein, with translation MAREFYDEMYDARGKVRPHYKEFSRWLAATPPDQLALRRREADLLFHRAGITFTLYGDDQGTERLIPFDIIPRSIPASEWRMVERGCIQRVKALNMFLADLYHDQRIIKAGIIPAEQVLANECYQIAMQGLNLHRDIYSHISGVDLVRDGDGTYYVLEDNLRTPSGVSYMLEDRKMMMRLFPELFANQRIAPVDHYPGLLLTTLKGSSPVDDPCVVVLTPGRFNSAYFEHAFLAREMGVELVEGADLFVRDTHVYMRTTAGPKHVDVIYRRLDDLFLDPLAFNPDSMLGVPGLLSAYLAGHLILANAIGTGVADDKSVYPFVPDMVRFYLSEEPILANVPTWQCRKPEELSHVLANLPELVVKETQGSGGYGMLVGPAASKAEIETFRERLKANPGGYIAQPTLSLSTCPTFVEDGIAPRHIDLRPFVLSGKEVCLVPGGLTRVALRKGSLVVNSSQGGGTKDTWIVED
- a CDS encoding OsmC family protein; this encodes MTLKTISASGRMDSGMDVHVQCGGFELVMDQPANAGGKGLGPTPLEVILGAVAGCFGTIGRYIAHQQKITLRGMQFEMEADYDPDGLLGRNPEVRAGFQALRVRVSIDADLADEQKQAFLELIEERCPLADNLMHGTRLITRLA
- a CDS encoding MAPEG family protein: MTSLLQIVVCMTALTFISIMLGAVLRNREWTLDGMKAGLSNRDNLPEATPMGARAEKAAQNTKENFLLFIALAGVAHAAGMGEQATFGAEVFFWARVVYLPVYILGITYVRSAVWGVGIAGLVLMMQTLY
- a CDS encoding anaerobic ribonucleoside-triphosphate reductase activating protein, translated to MIPALRVGGLLPLTTLDYPGQLACVLFCQGCAWRCRYCHNPELIGPRGRQETPWAEVLAFLRKRQGLLDAVVFSGGEATLQAGLPAAMRQVRELGFKIGLHSAGIKPAAFKRVLSLCDWVGFDVKALEEDTALITGVSHSGRTNWQSLELLLDSGVEYECRTTVHWQLSDCRRLQRLGERLASIGVEHFVVQQARNQQVLDEQLPPSVCPPDSEQLWSYLQQLFAHFSLRAA
- a CDS encoding WS/DGAT/MGAT family O-acyltransferase, yielding MKAMNLQDSMFLLIEQRQQPMHVGGLSIYTPPKDAGPDYAENLYQAWRKHLTAEKPFNQRPLQKLGVWYWEEDLDFDLDYHLRHLSLPKPGRIRELLVMVSRLHGALMDRSRPLWEVSLIEGLADGRFAIYSKMHHAMVDGVTATKMAIQQHSYSAKDIKPPIWAQEHGRPKSAKKAETSLFSQLGEAVQGGREMLPGIVSGLWEIVRPSSPDAALSQPFQAPPSPFNVPISGSRRFVAQSYELERLKAIGKASGAKLNDVVMALCSGALRRYLQENDVLPETSLIAMLPVSMHGETDKGGNQVATILANLATNEADPIERLQRIIASTQAAKQRMSKMVRLEKVAHTAMMMSPMLPSVITGHAASHPVFNLVISNVPGPTRDLYLNGAHLDESYPVSIPMAYQAINITVTSYVDKMAFGFTACRRAVPNMQRLVDYLDDAFVELEKALGLKQARRAPAVKAAATPATAPKAAKPRAARKPKAASPAAKTPVAAPATAPKPAKPRAPRKARAASPAA
- a CDS encoding arylsulfatase; amino-acid sequence: MHPLRQWLSPFSRAAVLLVAAGLTPLAVAADKPNMLLIFGDDIGQTNISKYSYGLMGYHTPNIDRIANEGMLFTDYYGEQSCTAGRAAFITGQIPVRTGLTKVGMPGSTVGLQKEDPTLAELLKPLGYTSGQFGKNHLGDRDEFLPTNHGFDEFFGNLYHLNAEEGPEDPDWTKNPAIDKSIRPRGIIHSTADGKVEDLGPLNKKRMETIDEEFLNASLNFIDKAHAAKKPFMVWFNSTRMHYYTHLRPESVGLSGQDFYNDGMVEHDAQVGQLLKKLDDLGIADNTIVLYSTDNGVHFNQWPDAGITPFRGEKNTNWEGGFRVPAVVRWPGHIKPGSVSNTIMSHQDWLPTLMSAAGVPGITEQLLKGYTAGDKKFTVHLDGYDFVPYLEGKTDQGPRNQFFYFSDDGKLLGMRDGDWKIVYAEQRSKRFDVWRDPFVDLRAPKVFNLRRDPYERADTDSNSYNVWWDHKVGVIAMPAVGKTQQFLMSFQQFPPRQRPASFTIDQITEKLLNFKNK
- a CDS encoding DUF2252 domain-containing protein translates to MTTQDTSKAWNDVLRPKLSERYEMGKQLREKCPRASHADWKAAANREDPLQLLKQDNRGRIRELIPIRYGRMVKSPFTFYRGAALNMAADLANTPSSGLRVQACGDAHLLNFGAYASPERRHIFDINDLDETLPAPWEWDVKRLAASVVLASRNNGFSQREARDAVLAGVRSYRKRMFQYYGMSVLDVWYASIDATEFAGSTKDREAGQRAAKRLAAARERSVLEHDFPKLTADIGEDPTIRDNPPLIYHLDGDGSGEYFANVRAAFAEYRESLQEERRVLLDHYEIKDAAMKVVGVGSVGTFCAVLLLMASEQDPLFLQVKQARPSVLEAYAGKSRYPNHGQRVVNGYRLMQSSSDIFLGWTKGKQGGHIYVRQLRDMKVGAQVELFSPGFMAEYAEVCGWALARAHARSGDPAQISGYLGKSDTFDEAIADFAVAYADQSERDHAILLSAVQSGQVEAHTEED